A single window of Rhodamnia argentea isolate NSW1041297 chromosome 5, ASM2092103v1, whole genome shotgun sequence DNA harbors:
- the LOC115726705 gene encoding inorganic phosphate transporter 1-4-like — MAKDQLEVLNVLDQAKTQLYHFTAVVIAGMGFFTDAYDLFCISLVTKLLGRIYYYVPGSSKPGSLPPNAAAAVNGVALCGTLAGQLFFGWLGDKLGRKRVYGITLMLMVGCSVASGLSFGSSPRAVMATLCFFRFWLGFGIGGDYPLSATIMAEYSNKKTRGSFIAAVFAMQGFGILAGGTVAIVVSSIFGALYHAPPFAHDPVGSTVPQADYVWRIILMFGALPAALTYYWRMKMPETPRYTALVAKNAEKTCADMSKVLQVDIQVEKQDLESQDRVETASFGLFSKEFLRRHGLHLLGTTSTWFLLDIAYYSQNLFQKDIFSAVGWLPAAKSMSALGELYMIARAQTLIALCGTVPGYWFTVFLIDRIGRFTIQSIGFAFMSVFMFALAIPYHHWTLKENHIPFVVMYGLTFFFANFGPNSTTFVVPAEIFPARLRATCHGISAASGKAGAIVGAFGFLYAAQSQDKAKTDPGFPAGIGVRNSLIVLAVVNLLGLLLTLLVPESKGKSLEEMSQDYCEEAENRSKSEAAIG, encoded by the exons ATGGCGAAGGATCAGCTGGAGGTGCTCAATGTCCTGGACCAAGCCAAGACTCAGCTCTACCACTTCACCGCGGTGGTGATCGCCGGGATGGGCTTCTTCACCGACGCGTACGACCTCTTCTGCATATCCCTGGTCACCAAGCTCCTCGGCCGGATCTATTACTACGTGCCCGGATCGTCCAAGCCCGGCAGTCTGCCCCCGAACGCAGCAGCCGCCGTGAACGGGGTCGCCCTGTGCGGGACTCTGGCTGGGCAGCTCTTCTTCGGGTGGCTCGGGGATAAGTTGGGCCGCAAGCGCGTCTACGGCATCACCCTCATGCTCATGGTGGGGTGTTCCGTCGCCTCCGGTCTCTCCTTTGGGAGCTCGCCGAGGGCTGTCATGGCGACCCTTTGCTTCTTCAGATTCTGGCTAG GTTTCGGCATCGGAGGGGATTATCCTTTGTCTGCGACGATCATGGCAGAGTACTCCAACAAGAAGACCCGCGGCAGTTTCATTGCGGCAGTGTTCGCGATGCAAGGGTTCGGGATCCTTGCGGGTGGGACGGTGGCCATCGTCGTTTCCTCCATCTTCGGCGCTTTGTACCACGCGCCGCCATTCGCCCACGATCCCGTGGGATCCACCGTCCCCCAGGCAGACTACGTGTGGAGGATAATCCTGATGTTCGGTGCACTACCAGCCGCCCTCACCTACTACTGGCGGATGAAGATGCCGGAGACTCCGCGCTACACCGCCTTGGTGGCGAAGAACGCCGAGAAGACGTGCGCAGACATGTCGAAGGTCTTGCAAGTGGATATCCAGGTTGAGAAGCAAGACCTCGAGAGCCAAGACCGGGTTGAAACCGCCAGTTTCGGGCTCTTTTCGAAAGAGTTCCTCCGTAGGCACGGCTTGCACTTGCTGGGCACAACAAGCACTTGGTTCTTGCTTGACATTGCCTACTACAGCCAAAACCTCTTCCAAAAGGACATATTCAGCGCCGTCGGATGGCTCCCCGCGGCAAAATCCATGAGCGCCCTTGGCGAGCTCTACATGATCGCTCGCGCCCAAACCCTAATCGCACTCTGCGGCACCGTCCCGGGCTACTGGTTCACAGTCTTCCTCATCGACCGCATCGGCCGGTTCACCATCCAGTCCATCGGTTTCGCCTTCATGTCCGTGTTCATGTTCGCCCTAGCCATACCCTACCACCACTGGACCCTCAAGGAGAACCACATCCCGTTCGTGGTCATGTACGGGTTGACCTTCTTCTTCGCCAACTTCGGGCCCAACAGCACGACGTTCGTGGTCCCCGCTGAGATCTTCCCAGCCCGGCTCAGGGCCACCTGCCACGGGATCTCAGCAGCCTCGGGGAAGGCCGGGGCCATCGTGGGCGCGTTCGGGTTCTTGTACGCGGCGCAGAGCCAGGACAAGGCCAAGACCGACCCGGGGTTCCCCGCCGGGATTGGGGTAAGGAACTCATTGATCGTGCTCGCGGTTGTCAATCTGCTGGGCTTGCTCTTGACTCTCCTCGTGCCTGAATCCAAAGGAAAATCGCTCGAGGAAATGTCGCAGGACTACTGCGAAGAGGCTGAGAATCGCTCCAAGAGCGAGGCTGCAATTGGCTAG